In Pungitius pungitius chromosome 2, fPunPun2.1, whole genome shotgun sequence, a single window of DNA contains:
- the LOC119211245 gene encoding apoptosis facilitator Bcl-2-like protein 14: MANGQVEIHDPFAEPVSSPDRGPEPPSDSDSMEPTVEFRVLMAYAKRRRPQKAAPSEEAEAPSAHTPDQTETDEQQQPTRRRKKKKMRMKRWTRSIFSCIKPQTEDQAQSRGSSHPDVHDRCAPPKGAAEVDEVEDEELNEVAERLTKMADEIPFVRPDLETDSVEDETVEKLIGVLLRDTGDKLNEAELKDLTIKLSWDYGLFKLLMSTFLTRMGLRSPHPDSPGPKASPKTQIAVACEVTSRLVGFNPLPRNRLLDHGARYLQHYYSPWAQQHGGYEEAFYSDDEDDSQ; encoded by the exons ATGGCGAACGGACAAGTGGAAATCCACGACCCCTTTGCGGAGCCCGTCAGCAGCCCGGATCGGGGCCCCGAGCCCCCGTCAGACAGCGACAGCATGGAGCCCACGGTGGAGTTCAGGGTCCTCATGGCCTACGCCAAGAGGAGGCGACCTCAGAAGGCGGCGCCTTCAGAGGAGGCCGAGGCGCCGTCGGCCCACACGCCGGACCAGACGGAAAcggacgagcagcagcagccgacgaggaggaggaagaaaaagaagatgaggatgaagcGATGGACACGGAGCATTTTTAGCTGCATCAAACCTCAGACTGAAGACCAAGCGCAGAGCCGAGGATCGAGTCACCCTGACGTACACGACCGATGTGCTCCTCCGAAAGGAG CTGCGGAAGTAGATGAAGTAGAAGATGAAGAGTTGAACGAGGTAGCAGAGCGACTCACCAAGATGGCCGACGAGATCCCGTTCGTTCGTCCAGATCTCGAGACGGACTCTGTGGAAG ATGAGACGGTGGAGAAGCTGATCGGGGTGCTGCTGAGGGACACGGGAGACAAGCTGAACGAGGCG GAGCTCAAGGACTTGACCATCAAGCTGTCTTGGGACTACGGTTTATTTAAGCTGCTGATGTCAACCTTCCTGACGAGGATGGGCCTCAGGAGCCCCCACCCCGACTCCCCGGGGCCCAAAGCTTCCCCCAAGACCCAGATCGCCGTGGCCTGCGAG gTCACCAGCCGCCTGGTGGGGTTCAACCCGCTGCCCAGGAACCGGCTGCTGGACCACGGAGCCCGGTACCTGCAGCACTACTATTCCCCCTGGGCCCAGCAGCATGGAGGATAT GAAGAAGCGTTCTACAGTGACGATGAGGACGACAGCCAGTGA